In the Malania oleifera isolate guangnan ecotype guangnan chromosome 1, ASM2987363v1, whole genome shotgun sequence genome, one interval contains:
- the LOC131158086 gene encoding uncharacterized protein LOC131158086 — translation MQLKEELTLIQQESRSVLEYLDAIKVLVDELAVIDSPISMDDITLYVLNGIGPEFHEIAAPIRACETSLTFKDFHDMLVGHESYLRRVGTSNSVLIATVNTTQHRTTAPTFNCNQCSSSGSYG, via the coding sequence ATGCAACTTAAGGAGGAGTTGACTCTCATTCAGCAAGAGTCACGTTCGGTCTTAGAGTATCTCGATGCCATCAAGGTTTTAGTTGATGAACTTGCTGTGATTGACTCTCCCATCTCAATGGATGACATTACTCTGTATGTCCTCAACGGTATTGGTCCTGAATTCCATGAGATTGCAGCACCTATTCGGGCATGTGAGACTTCTCTTACGTTTAAGGATTTTCATGACATGCTGGTTGGCCATGAAAGTTACTTGCGACGTGTTGGCACTTCCAATTCCGTTCTCATTGCCACTGTGAACACTACTCAGCACCGCACTACTGCTCCCACATTCAACTGCAACCAATGTTCCAGCTCTGGTTCCTATGGATAG